A section of the Malania oleifera isolate guangnan ecotype guangnan chromosome 2, ASM2987363v1, whole genome shotgun sequence genome encodes:
- the LOC131149724 gene encoding uncharacterized protein LOC131149724, which produces MAVDGGIFETLTPSRYITFTFPSPTLSPPSHQNHHPNLLRVAVLDSPLPPADAPRVAAMLVPERRETDWIFSTESGHLQLLLNFPGISRLILVGDVPECDFPASYNPPVRIDSKHRARLEECLKPLLIALSPKSLMKHGVPEIPFLVYEDTVIRSIPVERCVGPCVGEMLVEDVEIECLRSERELRRRLRFKRMPNLVQTEIRIVSDSCRDLDCLGIGEGEFQLDTGALVHSYLAPMVASLSLIGNRIDECGRSGVRPRALCVGVGGGALLTFLHVQLGFEVVGVEADEVVLRVARQYFGLGSGEFIRVFVGDGIEFLEKISNQNMQNMNSSDSGRGKNVCIFENMDGLATKYDVILVDLDSNDVRNGISAPPLEFIRKPVLLAAKMILHKLGIIVINVIPPSKSYYEMLIRQFQAVFQEIYEIDVGNGENFVLIATGSLIETSSCRSENSFLSKLKSVILGQFMDSIRKL; this is translated from the coding sequence ATGGCGGTCGACGGAGGTATCTTCGAAACCCTAACTCCTTCTCGCTACATCACATTCACATTCCCCAGCCCCACTCTCTCACCACCCTCTCATCAGAACCACCACCCCAACCTCCTCCGAGTCGCCGTCCTCGACTCGCCGCTTCCGCCTGCTGACGCACCCCGAGTCGCAGCCATGCTTGTGCCAGAGCGCCGCGAAACTGACTGGATTTTTTCCACTGAATCTGGTCACCTCCAGCTCCTCCTCAACTTCCCGGGAATCTCCCGTCTCATCCTTGTCGGTGACGTCCCCGAATGCGATTTCCCGGCGTCATATAACCCTCCGGTACGTATCGATTCGAAACATCGAGCGAGGCTCGAAGAATGTTTGAAACCCCTTTTGATTGCTTTATCTCCGAAATCTTTGATGAAACACGGTGTTCCTGAAATACCATTCTTGGTTTACGAAGATACGGTGATTAGAAGCATTCCAGTTGAACGATGTGTTGGTCCATGTGTTGGTGAAATGTTAGTTGAGGATGTGGAGATAGAATGTCTTCGTTCGGAAAGGGAGCTTCGGAGGAGATTGAGGTTTAAGAGAATGCCCAATTTGGTGCAGACGGAGATACGGATTGTTTCAGATTCATGTAGGGATTTGGATTGTTTGGGTATTGGGGAAGGAGAATTCCAGCTTGATACGGGGGCTTTGGTGCACTCTTACTTGGCTCCAATGGTGGCAAGCCTTTCTTTGATTGGAAATCGTATTGATGAATGTGGTCGGTCTGGGGTTAGACCAAGAGCTTTGTGTGTGGGAGTTGGTGGTGGTGCTTTGCTTACTTTCTTGCATGTCCAGCTGGGTTTTGAGGTTGTTGGTGTTGAAGCGGACGAGGTGGTTTTGAGGGTTGCCAGGCAGTATTTTGGGTTGGGCAGTGGTGAATTTATCCGGGTTTTTGTTGGAGATGGAATAGAATTTTTAGAGAAGATTTCTAATCAAAATATGCAAAATATGAATTCTTCTGATTCTGGTAGGGGAAAAAATGTCTGCATCTTCGAGAATATGGATGGTTTGGCTACTAAATATGATGTTATTCTGGTTGATTTGGATTCAAATGATGTTAGGAATGGTATTAGTGCACCGCCTTTGGAGTTTATTAGGAAGCCCGTTCTTTTGGCAGCTAAAATGATTCTTCACAAGCTTGGGATTATTGTCATAAACGTGATTCCTCCAAGTAAGTCATATTATGAGATGTTGATACGTCAGTTTCAGGCAGTTTTTCAGGAGATATATGAGATAGATGTCGGAAATGGAGAGAATTTTGTTCTTATTGCTACTGGATCACTTATTGAAACCAGTTCTTGCAGAAGTGAGAATTCTTTTCTTTCAAAGTTGAAATCAGTTATTCTAGGGCAATTCATGGATTCAATAAGGAAACTTTGA